The following proteins are co-located in the Castor canadensis chromosome 5, mCasCan1.hap1v2, whole genome shotgun sequence genome:
- the Cldn8 gene encoding claudin-8: MATYALQIAGLVLGGVGMVGTVAVTIMPQWRVSAFIESNIVVFENLWEGLWMNCMRHANIRIQCKVYDSLLALSPDIQASRGLMCTASVLSFLAFMTAVLGMKCTRCTGDNESVKIRILLTAGIIFIITGIMVLIPISWVANSIIRDFYNPIVNVAQKRELGEALYIGWTTALVLIAGGALFFCVFYFTEKSSSYRYSVPSHHTTQKSFHMEKKSPSVYSKSQYV, encoded by the coding sequence ATGGCCACCTATGCTCTGCAAATTGCTGGACTGGTGCTGGGTGGTGTTGGCATGGTGGGCACAGTGGCTGTCACCATCATGCCTCAGTGGAGAGTGTCTGCCTTCATCGAAAGCAACATTGTGGTCTTTGAAAACCTCTGGGAAGGACTGTGGATGAATTGCATGAGGCATGCTAACATCAGGATACAGTGCAAAGTCTATGATTCTCTGCTGGCTCTTTCTCCAGACATACAGGCATCCAGAGGATTGATGTGTACTGCTTCTGTTCTCTCATTCTTGGCTTTTATGACGGCTGTCCTTGGCATGAAGTGTACCAGGTGCACAGGCGACAATGAGAGTGTAAAGATTCGCATCCTGCTGACGGCTGGAATCATCTTTATCATCACAGGCATAATGGTGCTTATCCCTATCAGTTGGGTTGCCAATTCCATCATCAGAGATTTCTACAACCCAATAGTGAATGTTGCCCAGAAACGCGAGCTTGGAGAAGCCCTCTACATAGGCTGGACCACAGCGCTGGTCCTGATTGCTGGAGGAGCActattcttttgtgttttctatttcactgaaAAGAGCAGCAGCTACAGATACTCAGTACCATCTCATCACACAACTCAAAAGAGCTTTCACATGGAAAAGAAGTCACCGAGCGTATACTCCAAAAGTCAGTATGTGTAG